A stretch of the Arthrobacter sp. PAMC 25486 genome encodes the following:
- a CDS encoding LuxR C-terminal-related transcriptional regulator: MSPNAPPVPKMLPSRMHLESGAFLATSSGAPLIVLGKSGSGRTAFVNRILGAQALPEKAVHRLSGAHALRGIPFAALATVVAQLTGPAFRTDSPAHLMATLARSAAAQRSTIFIDHSDAIDDQSAAAFSQLASSGALSLVCIARSIATLPQPVRQLAVSSAAHRVELEAIGLDDAVVLLEEFLGGRVNASAATVLLGHAGGNPLHLRELAFDAQAHDALTVRRGYWTLGQGWHPRGERITELISTRLAEQSGELREAVEILALTGELPLGFATALVAPEVLDRAHDAGLLDIQGSSGEIPTAALGSALTPETVLATLGRSALRAHSNLIRAALPREKMHPQTRLSLALHSQNLDVLTIPAELLQDAGAACRARQFEAVLVLTRLVHDGGFAQWADVASRIELALLRAEALQETGRADEALLVLSLFPEQEVDRVRSLAAWIEFSGRGNLPAALARLAVREDDSIEIRAFARLLALVGNQPCDFEALTADATNPAVSANLRMSISSQLLVEASYRGLPTTALEQIVRLLDCELWQLSSPSSRGEILQAILLAAHSDSTSEPRLSAIYAQLDWDNLAVDHATFVVSQAWSALESGNASLAADLAGQALALVDVVDPHQLTGFIAACQGAASAMLDDRKGAASAYELFHSSPVTGGHSLRAESERAMLGVEFHLHGRDAACRYFERLVDTARARGRDLLVMRLFHDAWRLGLHEDATAVSETAAGVQGALAASLRRYADVLGEHHADVEDVVAEHVGAGRILFAAELANRAANLARDGGRRARASTLQGMSADLARPLANVNTPSLGRTRIQLSLLTEREREVCIRAARGDSNVSIADELYLSPRTVEGHLQRAYTKLGVVDRRQLLPVV; encoded by the coding sequence ATGAGCCCAAATGCCCCCCCCGTTCCCAAGATGCTGCCTTCTCGAATGCACCTTGAGAGCGGGGCCTTTCTTGCCACCAGTTCCGGCGCCCCGCTTATTGTCCTGGGCAAGAGCGGAAGCGGCCGCACCGCCTTCGTGAACCGGATTCTCGGAGCGCAGGCGCTGCCCGAAAAAGCTGTGCACCGATTGTCCGGCGCCCATGCCCTGCGCGGTATTCCGTTTGCAGCCCTCGCCACCGTGGTGGCACAGCTGACTGGCCCCGCGTTTCGCACCGACTCCCCCGCACATCTGATGGCGACACTGGCCCGCAGTGCAGCGGCTCAGCGATCCACCATCTTCATCGACCATTCCGACGCAATCGATGACCAGAGTGCTGCTGCGTTTTCTCAACTGGCAAGCAGCGGGGCACTCTCTTTGGTCTGCATCGCCCGGTCAATTGCCACACTCCCGCAGCCCGTCCGCCAGCTGGCCGTGTCGTCGGCAGCTCACCGGGTGGAGCTGGAGGCTATTGGTCTTGATGACGCCGTGGTGTTGCTGGAGGAATTTCTTGGCGGCCGCGTGAACGCCAGTGCAGCCACCGTCTTACTCGGCCATGCCGGCGGCAATCCGCTGCACCTGCGTGAACTTGCTTTTGATGCGCAAGCCCATGACGCCCTCACGGTGCGCAGGGGGTACTGGACGTTGGGCCAAGGATGGCATCCCCGTGGGGAACGCATCACCGAACTCATATCCACCCGGCTGGCAGAACAGTCGGGAGAACTCCGTGAGGCTGTGGAGATACTGGCACTGACGGGTGAGTTGCCCTTGGGCTTCGCGACGGCGCTTGTTGCTCCGGAGGTGTTGGATCGGGCCCACGATGCAGGGCTGCTTGACATCCAGGGCAGCTCTGGCGAGATTCCCACCGCGGCTTTGGGATCGGCGCTCACACCGGAAACGGTGCTGGCGACACTGGGGCGCAGCGCGCTTCGGGCGCATTCGAACCTCATCCGTGCCGCACTGCCGCGCGAGAAAATGCATCCCCAGACCAGGCTGTCACTGGCCCTGCACAGCCAGAATCTCGACGTCCTGACCATTCCGGCCGAGCTCCTGCAGGATGCAGGCGCGGCGTGCCGGGCTCGCCAATTTGAGGCCGTCTTGGTGTTAACCCGGCTGGTCCACGACGGAGGGTTTGCCCAGTGGGCGGATGTGGCTTCGCGGATTGAGCTGGCCCTGCTTCGCGCCGAGGCCCTGCAGGAGACAGGCCGAGCCGATGAAGCACTCCTTGTTCTGTCATTGTTCCCGGAACAGGAGGTTGACCGGGTCCGCAGTCTTGCCGCCTGGATTGAGTTCAGCGGCCGCGGCAACCTGCCTGCTGCGCTCGCCCGTTTGGCTGTCCGCGAGGATGACAGCATTGAAATTCGGGCGTTCGCGCGGCTTCTGGCCTTAGTCGGCAACCAGCCCTGCGATTTTGAAGCATTGACCGCCGATGCCACAAACCCTGCAGTTTCTGCCAACCTGCGGATGTCCATCAGCAGCCAACTACTGGTTGAGGCAAGCTATCGGGGCCTGCCCACAACGGCTCTGGAACAGATCGTGCGGCTGCTTGACTGCGAGCTGTGGCAGCTGTCCTCACCGAGCTCCCGCGGGGAGATACTCCAGGCCATCCTCCTGGCGGCGCATTCGGACAGTACTAGCGAACCCCGGCTCTCAGCAATCTACGCCCAGCTGGACTGGGACAATCTCGCCGTTGACCATGCCACCTTTGTGGTCTCACAGGCCTGGTCTGCGCTTGAGTCCGGGAATGCCAGCCTGGCCGCGGACCTGGCCGGACAAGCGCTGGCACTTGTCGATGTGGTGGACCCGCACCAACTCACGGGTTTCATAGCAGCCTGCCAGGGCGCCGCGTCAGCAATGCTGGATGACCGGAAGGGAGCCGCCTCCGCCTACGAGCTGTTTCATTCTTCCCCGGTGACCGGTGGCCACTCCCTTCGAGCGGAATCGGAGCGCGCCATGCTGGGCGTCGAGTTTCACCTGCACGGCCGCGACGCCGCCTGCCGGTACTTTGAGCGGCTCGTGGACACTGCACGGGCACGCGGCCGCGACCTCCTGGTGATGAGGCTGTTCCATGATGCCTGGCGGCTTGGCCTGCATGAGGATGCCACGGCAGTCAGCGAGACAGCTGCCGGGGTGCAGGGCGCTCTGGCGGCAAGCCTGCGCCGGTACGCCGACGTTTTGGGCGAACACCATGCGGACGTCGAGGACGTGGTGGCCGAACACGTCGGGGCAGGGCGCATACTCTTTGCCGCGGAATTAGCCAACCGGGCGGCAAACCTGGCCCGCGACGGCGGCCGCCGTGCGCGCGCCTCCACCCTGCAAGGCATGTCCGCCGATTTGGCCCGGCCGCTGGCGAACGTGAACACCCCCTCGCTGGGGCGCACCCGCATCCAGCTGTCGTTGTTGACCGAACGTGAGCGCGAGGTGTGCATCCGTGCAGCCCGCGGGGACAGCAATGTCTCGATCGCCGATGAGCTGTACCTGTCACCCCGAACGGTTGAGGGGCACCTGCAGCGGGCCTACACCAAATTGGGAGTGGTCGACCGCCGGCAGTTGCTTCCCGTAGTGTGA
- a CDS encoding NAD(P)-dependent oxidoreductase: protein MNKESASGSATSPGARRVLVTGTSGMLGRAVAQLLFDRGYTVRTLQRGAVEAPWESIQGSVVDPDVAARAVAGMDAVIHLAAKVSFTGEWNDFVSTNIVGTRQLISAAQREGLRDFVFVSSPSVAHFGASIVGAQAGAADPELARGHYARSKAAAEEIALAEDSPNFRVTSIRPHIVWGPGDTQLVERVVERARAGRLPLLDGGRALIDTTYVDNAAEAIVRGLDRMDQAHGQALVVTNGEPRPVGELIAGICAAAGVKSPGYSVPGWLARGAGSIIERAWTAAGSRGWVHDEPPMTRFLAEQLSTAHWFDQRHTQAVLDWTPSVSLDEGLSRLSEHYHNK, encoded by the coding sequence GTGAACAAGGAGTCTGCTTCCGGTTCTGCCACCTCTCCCGGAGCGCGCCGCGTCCTCGTGACCGGGACCAGCGGAATGCTGGGCCGTGCCGTCGCGCAACTGCTCTTTGACCGCGGATACACCGTGCGGACGCTGCAGCGTGGCGCTGTTGAGGCCCCGTGGGAGTCGATCCAGGGCTCTGTGGTGGACCCCGATGTTGCCGCACGTGCGGTGGCTGGCATGGACGCCGTCATCCACTTGGCCGCGAAGGTTTCCTTCACGGGCGAGTGGAACGACTTTGTGTCGACGAACATCGTGGGCACCCGGCAACTGATCTCCGCCGCCCAGCGCGAGGGCCTGCGCGACTTCGTTTTTGTCTCCTCACCCTCCGTGGCACATTTTGGCGCGTCCATTGTGGGGGCACAGGCCGGGGCTGCTGATCCCGAACTGGCCCGAGGACACTACGCCAGGTCCAAGGCTGCTGCCGAGGAAATCGCCCTGGCCGAGGACTCCCCCAACTTCCGGGTGACCTCCATCCGCCCGCACATTGTGTGGGGGCCTGGCGACACCCAGCTCGTGGAGCGCGTGGTGGAACGGGCGCGCGCCGGCCGGCTGCCGCTGTTGGACGGCGGCCGTGCACTCATTGACACCACCTACGTGGACAATGCCGCCGAAGCCATTGTCCGTGGTCTTGATCGCATGGACCAAGCACACGGCCAGGCACTCGTTGTGACCAACGGCGAACCACGGCCCGTGGGCGAATTGATTGCCGGTATTTGTGCCGCTGCCGGAGTTAAGTCCCCTGGATATTCCGTGCCGGGCTGGCTGGCCCGCGGAGCAGGCTCGATCATCGAAAGGGCGTGGACCGCAGCCGGATCGCGTGGCTGGGTGCACGACGAACCGCCCATGACCCGATTCCTGGCAGAACAGCTTTCCACCGCCCACTGGTTCGACCAGCGCCACACGCAGGCAGTCCTGGACTGGACACCCTCCGTGTCACTTGACGAGGGCCTGTCCCGGCTCTCGGAGCATTACCACAACAAGTAG